The genome window TATATCGAGTGCCGCAACACGGCGAGCGGCACCGACAGCTTCATTCTGCCCGCTGACGAATACGCCGCGGCTGAAGAGTCGGGCGCGATCACCGCAATCGTTCACTCGCACCCGGACGCATCGGGCGAGCCGTCGGAGGCGGACCGGGTCGCATGCGAAGCGTCCGGGCTGCCGTGGCATATCGCCGAAGTACGCTGCAATGACAGTGGCGAGCGGGTGGTGACGCGGATGACCATGATTGAGCCCTCGGGCTACGCCGCGCCGCTGGTGGGCCGCAGCTTCGCACACGGGGTGCTCGACTGCTACACGCTGGTCCGTGACTGGTATCGCATCGAGCGGGGCGTCACGTTGCCGAATTTCCAGCG of Paraburkholderia bonniea contains these proteins:
- a CDS encoding C40 family peptidase — its product is MKQTTLDAIRDHAIRVYPRECCGLVVIVLGRERYIECRNTASGTDSFILPADEYAAAEESGAITAIVHSHPDASGEPSEADRVACEASGLPWHIAEVRCNDSGERVVTRMTMIEPSGYAAPLVGRSFAHGVLDCYTLVRDWYRIERGVTLPNFQRTGNWWNAGEDLYVENYARAGFRALREGEEIAPGDVILMQVRAPVVNHAAVYLGDGLMLHHLYGRLSSRDVYGGYWLEHTRVVLRFEP